GTGAACAAAAATAATTTTCTTTTAGACCTTCAAACTCCTGTAGAGTTTATGTAAAATCACCTGAATGGAGATATGAGTCTACAGCATgctgaggctgtgtgtgtatcactgtgTGTTTTACCTTTAGACACACCTCATTACATCCTCCAcaccaacatgtgtgtgtgtgtgtgtgtgtgtgtgtgtgtgtgtgtgtgtgtgtttgtttcaacCGAGTAAAAGATGCATATGAAAAAAAGACTGAATATCTCTCAttctcgctctctcacacacacacacacacacacacgcgcacacacacacacacacagacacacacacaaacaaacacagacaaagcAGCCCAAGGCCTACCAATGCCATCACACACACGACTtggcctgtctgtgtgtcacgcAGTTTGTTTGGTAGTTTTAATTTGACAGGGCTCTGAATAGAGCTTCTGaaatgcacgcacgcacacacacacacacacacacgcacgcacgcacacttcctcagacctacacacacacacacacacctttaattTGACAGCGCTCTAACAAGAGCCTGCTGCTTGTCAAATGTTCTCCAGTGGCAGCAGGGATCCGCAGAGCCGAGGGGGTTCTGTTCAAGGGCATCtgtgaaaaaacacacacgtgcacacgcacgtGCTTATGCGCGCGGGCGAGCTCCTCCGCTAACACAGACACTCTTTTTTGAATGAGCCTGCTGCACGGCGCGATGGGAGAGGGGCTGCACACACGCTGAGGGGTTCCTACACCGCTGGTCCTCTcactctccatcttcctctccctctatgtctctcgccccccccaccacacacacacacacacacctcttctcCCTTTTATCCAGCATTCCATCGCTttggtgtgtgggggtgtgtgagtgtgtgtgcctctTTTGGTCTTAAGTAGAAGGCTGAGCGGCTGAGATAGACATGGGGAGATTTTGATGACGGCTCCCTGTCTGGTCCAACAAGCAGATTCCCCTCTCAAaccgcttacacacacacacacacacacacacacacacacacacatacacatacacacatgaagacacacatcAGTTTTCTCTTCATTCTTCAATCCGAAACACCAGGAGACCTTTTAAAGTTACTCAAAGGCAGATGGGACTTTGGTCCTGATCCTCTGGATTCCATCCccttgaaggtgtgtgtgtgcttgtgtgcgtattggttcctgtgtgtgtatgtgtgtgtgtgtgtgtgtaggggggggggggactcagcTTCGAAGAGACACTGCTCATTAGAGGGAAGAGAGGGCGACTTGATTGACTTCTCGTCGGCTCCTCGCTCGACTTGATCACAAAGCCGCTTcgcgtggagagagagagtcgagTGTGTGGCCTGGGAAATACAACgtaacacacctgtgtgtgtgtgtgtgtgtgtgtgtgtgtgtgtgtgtatgaagagATAAAAAGGGGAGGATTTACAATTTACAAAATGTTACATTGAGAGAAAGAAACATTATTGCACGTACCATATAACATGTAAAGGGggatttacgtgtgtgtgtgtgtgtgtgtgtgtgtgtgtgcctatcaGATAAAATactgcacatggacatgcaatGCCAAGATGTCAACATCTCCGTAAATACTataactttttttcccccggatGACATTAAACTGAGAAGAAATCGGtctatttggggggggggggtgcacgaagaaagaaaacaacaacaaacacaacacattggcCCATGATTGTATTTTCTGATaagaggctgggggggggggggtcctgatgATGAAAAGCCAACTGGATTATTAGAACACTGTAAATCACGGCTAAAAGTCAACGTGTGGAGCCAAGGTCTATGAAACTATCAGCGAGCAATAGAGAACATGGACAATATGTTACCGCATTGCCAAGTGCCACCACTTAATACCATTAATctatggtgcccccccccccccccccatccccatcccTCTCACTCCATCTCGGCGTTTTGGAGTGCCTTGGCGTCCTCTAAAAGTATGGATCTTGACCGCGGCCATTTTCCGTGGAAGAGGGAAAAGGCTAAAGAGAAAGCGCTGACCCCTCTCCGCTGCAATTTTCCCCTCATCAACTTGTGAGACTTCATTAACTTCCGCGGGGTAATTTTCTTCTCTCAGTGCgttttcagggggggggggggggttacgacgttttcttcctgtacaattccatttttttttttcctggttcttttttttctcctttatcTCTCCCATCCTTAAGGAAACTTTCCTTTGATTTCATAGAAATGTGGAAGGTTGTACTTTCGGAAATGTTGCTGCCTGCATGGACGGTCAACACTCGGATTATGTGACAACGTTATTTTGCAACTTGAATAATTCCTTTCAGCAGTTCACAGCCtgcaggggagagggagggaggagggggcgcgGGGGGGGCGTCTCCCCATCCTCGCGTCTCTTTAGGAGaccaagaataaaaacaaacaccgCTGAACCTCACCCCGGTCTCCCTGGTGCTCAGTCGAGGCCTCGGTATGCACCATTGGAACTGTGAGTCAATGCTGCCCCCTTCCGGACGTTCGATGTCACTGCGCCGTTCAGGGATATTTCAATTggcgtgtatgtgcgtgtgtgtgcgtgtatgtgtgcgtgtcagtgtgtgtgtgtgtgcgtgtgtttgactgtttatcACTTGATTGGTAGTTTGTATCCCCCAAGAATCACTAAAGTATTATTCAATCATAACCAGTAATCATACATCAGTGTTTTTGTTCATCATATTCATTATTACTCTGAATCTGCAGAAGTGGTTTCAGGATTCAAGTTTGAGGCCAGGTGCAGGAGACCAATGGTGGGATCAGGGCCTCCCCGTGCACTCCAGTGAGCGATGTCCACCCAGTGCCGCCGATACGTCTAAACGTACAAATGCCAGCCGCTCGCTCTTCCAAATGTCAAACCCTCCGAGTTGTGGACATttcgatatatatataagccCCGCTCTTCAAAGGGTCCCTAATGTCTCgtgatgagaggagagggaagggggCTGGATTTGATCGGCCTCTGGGTGCGGTGTTTGGGTGAGGTCATCGCCGAAGGAGCGGTCGAGAGGTCAACTAGAGGTCAAATAGAACAGGCCTCGTGAACAAAATACAAGTACACATTTCCCCCGGAAACCAAAGGTTAGAAAAGCCGTAGTTTTAAATCCACCGGGACCACTAACATTCACTTTGTAGTCAAGCAAAAGGTGAAAACTGGACAATAAAAAGGTGAAATTAGATTTTTTAATTCGCAGCATTGCTTCGAAAAAGGACGTGCAGTGTCCGCAACCCTCCTGAAGAGTGAACAGTCTGGCCACACGGCGTTGACACCTACAGATCATAATGGAACATGACAGAGGAGGTCAGCGGTTCATAAGACACCAGGAATAATGACCTCGACATGATACAGTTTATGAAAGCAGTATTGTATATAAAACAAAGAgggctgttcccccccccctccgactGCATCTAGAGacttgattaccttcgcattgaaaatgcggaaggttatgttttgatcgccgtgtatttatttatttgtatgcgtgttattcgcataacaaaaaaagtcttaaaccgaatcgcatgaaatttggtgggatgattggttattatccggggaccatttgattagattttgggatcaaaggtcaaggtcatggataggtcaaaatcttctttttaacatagcacggtacatttttatccaattagcatgcaactaatgccaaaatgttcataattcaatgcccaatcttgtgatatgcgaaggtatgcgctctaccgagtgcccgttctagttttatttgtattcgtaAAAAAATAACCTGTTGGATATAATTGATGAGACAAATCAAAATCATTCGGGGGACCGGCGATAATAAGAAGGCCGACAAGCATTTTCTATGAGCACTTTTAATTTATTGAAGGCACATGAgttagaaagaaaacaagagtTGTGCTGGACACGTACATtcatcgtcaattaaatgacatTTTACTTCAACTAAATCAAGTTTAGTACATTTTCTACATTTCccttgaaagaagaaaaaaaaagtgtgggaATTTGCATTTAATACCGTCTTGACAGTTGCCTTCATTGTAAGCGCTATCGCGACTACATTTTTAGGTCAATTTgcaatgtttaaaaataataaatacattgtatGTATTATAAATAGGAGATAAAAAATTCGCCATTCGACACCCAGCCTCCGATTTAGAAATCACTACCACTAATGTACGATCACATTTCACAGCAATATTAAATACCATTGAAATTATCCGAGAGGAAGTGTTATTTTTCCAGTGTAGAGCAATTGTTTgtatcattgttgttgttgtttttttaaacatcatgATGTGATGATAACACGTCGGCAGGGTTTTGGGCCACACACGTCTGGTTGTTTCTTTCCGAACGTGGATTAGGCTCCTAGACCACGTCTATGgaaccttattattattattattatcattattatgtgCACTGGGACGGGGAAGAATTCACCGAGATATTGTAGCCATCTCGTTGAAATCGGCCATTTCTCTTGACAAGACGCTCAGCAAAATATCTTGCGAGCGTCCCTCCCGGGTCTCACCGATCCTGGACCTTCCGTCTCTTCTTCGCCTCGGCTCCTTCCGCGTCCCTCATGCAGGCCGCCAGGAAATCGCGGCACTTGAGGGCATActgctgggggaagtcccggaaGTGCCCGACGTGGGGACTGGAGACGAAGTCGAAGCTGTCCGCCCGGGCGCCCCGCTGCTTCACAGCCTCCACGAAGAGCTCGACGTCCCGGTGCCGGATCACCTGGTCGGCCCGGGAGTACAGGTAGAGGTGGGGCCAATGGGGCGGCCTCTCCTGCACGGCGTCGTAGTGATTCTTGTGCACGTACTTAGTCAGCGGGTACAGCACGATGCGCAGCATGAAGACGGTCACGgcgaagaggaccaggaggacataCCGCAGCGGGGGGGTGATTTTAGGGCCCAGGGTGGCCGCCAGCGCGCGCAGGGCCCCGCGAACATTCCCGCTGCCGGGGGCGCTGTCCACCAGGGCCCCGATCACACGGAGGGAGCGGAACTGCtcgtccttagccagcagctcgATGACGTAGCGGTATAGCATGAAGCCGCCATTGCTGAACACGTGAAAGAAGACGGGGCTGTTCTCCACCTCGTAGTCGTAGAGGACCTCCAGCAGCTTCAGCGCTGTGCTGCTCAGCTCCTTGTAGCCGAAGGACTCCGAGATGAAGACCGTCTTAAGGGGGGCCGTGTAGCGGATGGTGACGCAGCCCTGGAAGTGAAGCTTCACTGTTAGTAATACATCATCATCGTTagaaaataacaacaatatatatatatatatatatttatataaacaaacatatatacacatatacacaaacatatatatatatacaaacacacacatatatatatatatataaataaaacacatacacatgcatgtatgtatatatatatgtatatatgtacacacgaGTTAAATCGACAAAGCTAATAGACAAAGCAATAGGCAAAATGCATTGGGTTATTATacacttatattatatatatctatatgtacatttataatatctacatatatatttagattatatatttatattagaatatactatatatatatataaatatacatatttataaatatatatatataaacattaattgtatattatttcagaaataatataattatatgtataatatgtatatattatttatataataagaatatacatgtacatatat
This portion of the Pseudoliparis swirei isolate HS2019 ecotype Mariana Trench chromosome 8, NWPU_hadal_v1, whole genome shotgun sequence genome encodes:
- the tmem53 gene encoding transmembrane protein 53 — its product is MLSRAEMADDEMDYNIVFPDAGTSEKHWQGTKEPVVILLGWAGCKDKTLSKYSAIYNEQGCVTIRYTAPLKTVFISESFGYKELSSTALKLLEVLYDYEVENSPVFFHVFSNGGFMLYRYVIELLAKDEQFRSLRVIGALVDSAPGSGNVRGALRALAATLGPKITPPLRYVLLVLFAVTVFMLRIVLYPLTKYVHKNHYDAVQERPPHWPHLYLYSRADQVIRHRDVELFVEAVKQRGARADSFDFVSSPHVGHFRDFPQQYALKCRDFLAACMRDAEGAEAKKRRKVQDR